GAGCTGCTGGAGAACGCGACGATGTTCTCCGAGCCGCACACCCCGGTCGAGGTCTCCACGGCCCACGACTACCGCGGCGTCGTCGTCACCGTCCGCGACCACGGCCTGGGCATGACGCCCGAGGAGATCGCGGACGCGAACGCGAAGGTCGCGTCCCGGTCCGCACAGGACGCCGTCGGCGCCCAGCGCCTCGGCCTCTACGTCGTCGGCCGCCTCTCGGACCGTCTCGGTGCGGCGATCGCGTTCTCCACCGGGCCTGACGGCACGGGGACCATGGTCACCGTCGTCTTCCCGCCGGCCCTGTTCGTGCCCGACGACGCCGTGCCGCTGCCGCAGCCGACCGACCCGCTGGACGCGGCGACGCAGCGCGAGGCCGCGACCCTCGGGCAGTCGATCGCGCTCGGCGAGATCGCGCCCCCGGCCCCTGCCTACGCGGACGCTGCCCCCGCCTACGCCGACGCGGCCCCCGTGTTCGCCGACGCGGCCCCGCTGTCCGCGTTCGGGCAGGTCGCCCAGGAGGCGCTGGCCGCGGCGTCGGCCCCGCTCGCGGAGCCCGAGGCGCCGGTCGCCGTCCCTGTCGACCTGGACGCGCTGACGGACGGCACGACGGCGACGGGCATGCCCCGCCGCCGCACGGCCCGCCCCGAGCCCGCAGCCGAGGCCGACGGACCGGCGGACGTCGTGCTGCCGCCGCTGGAGACGCCGGACCTGCCCTTCGACCTGACGTCGAGCGAGGCGTGGACCCCGCCGGCCGACGTCGAGGCGAGCGAGCGGGCACTGCCGAGCCGCCAGCGCGCCGAGAGGGCCGCCGAGCCGCAGGGCATCTCCGAGCCCGAACCCGCGCCTGCGCTCGCCGTCGAGCAGCGCTCTGCGCTGTTCTCGAGCTTCCGTTCGCTGAACGAGCTCGACGACACGGTGACCGGCTCGCTCCACCTCGAGGCGAGCGTCGAGGACCCGGCCGCGGTGCCGGAGCCGCTGGCGCCCGTACCGCTGGCGCCTGCGCCGTCCGGCGCCGCACCGTCGCCGTTCTCCGCCGTCCGCACGGCCGCCGAGCCTGCGCAGGTCGCGGCAGCACCGCAGGTCCCGGCGTTCGACGCGCTGATGGCCGACCTTCCCCACCGGCGCACCGAGCGCGACCAGCACGCGGCCACGGAGCGCAAGCGCGGCCTGTTCGGTCGCCGGCCGCAGGACGGGTCCGTCACCGCGGCCATCCCGGTCCAGGCGGCCGACGGCGCGGGAGCGCTGTCGTTCCTCGCCCCGGCCCCGGTGGCACCGATCCCGGCCGCCGCGCCCTTCCCCCCGGCTGCCGCGCCCGCCCCGCTGCCGTTCGGCGCCGGGCAGGCACCGGCTCCGGCACCGTCGGCGCTGCGCCCCTTCGCGGCGCCCGACGCACCGGCCGCGCCCGCACCGTCGCCCGCTCCGGCCCCGGCCTACGCGGACCCCGCGCCCGCGTTCACCGACGCGCCGTCGACGTCGAGGAGCGCGAACGGCGGCTCCGCGCTGCCGCTGCGCTCGGGGGCGTCGGACGAGCTGACGGACCCCCTGGACCCGTACGCCATCCCCGACACCGTGGAAGCACGCTCCGAGTGGATGGCCTCGGCCGTCCTCTACGAGGAGATGTCCTCCCTGCTGCGGCGCGGGGTCTTCGAGGAGCAGCCCGTGACCCAGAAGGACGACGTCGCCTACCGCCCGCTGTCGACCCCCTCGGCCGACTCTGCGGGCCTGGTGCGCCGTCAGTCGCGTCCGACCGTCAACCCGGCGACGGACCGCTTCACCGCCCGCATCGAACGCGACCCTGAGCAGCTTCGCTCGCGGCTGTCCGCGTTCCAGTCCGCGACCACCCGTGGCCGTTCCGCGACCGAGGGCGATGGGCCCTCGACGTGGGCGCCGACACCGTGAATGATGGCGACCGTCCGGCGCCCCGACGAGGAGGAATCGTGACCCTCAGCACCGAAGCGACCAATTTTGGGTGGCTTCTCGACAACTTCGTGCGCACCGTGCCCGGGAGCCGCCACACCCTGGTGGTCTCCGCGGACGGCCTGCTCATGGCGATGTCCGACCAGCTCGACCGAGTCAGCGGCGACCAGCTCGCGGCGATCGTCTCGGGGATGTCCAGCCTGACCCGCGGCGCCTCGCGTCAGCTCCACGGGGGCAACGTGCGCCAGGCCGTCATCGAGATGGACAACGGGTTCCTGTTCCTGATGAACGTCTCCAACGGCTCGGTCCTGGCCGTCGTCGCCGAGGCGTCGTGCGACATCGGCCTCATCGGGTACGAGATGGCCCTGCTCGTCACGCGCACGGAGCAGACGCTCACGCCGCAGCTGATCTCCGAGATGCGCGGCAACCTCCCCGTCGAGGGTGCCCAGCGCACGGCCTCGGTGGGATGAGGTAGACGACGATGCCCCACGGTCCTCACGGCGCCGGCCACTCCGGCTTTCACGCTGCCGATTCCTACGAGGCAGCCACGGTGCGCCCGTACGCGGTCACCGGCGGACGGGTTCGGTCGGCGCTGTCCGACCTTCCGCTCGAGGCACTCGTCGAGGTCCTGCCGGGCGCGGTGTCGAGCCACGGCCTGACGCCGGAGAAGCGCGCGATCCTCCAGCACGCGGCGCACACGTACGTGTCGATCGCCGAGCTCTCGGCCCTGCTGCGGCTGCCGCTGGGCGTCGTCCGCATCCTGGTGGCCGACCTGCAGGAAGCAGGTCACCTCACCGTGCACACCTCGACCCCGGTGAACGTGCACACCGGGCACGGCAGCTCCCAGTCGGGCCTGTCCCTCAGCGTCTTGGAGAGTGTTCTCAATGGCATTTCCGCCCTCTGACCGCGCTCACGGCCAGGCGAGCGGCAGCATCGCACCCGCGTGGGCCCCCATCAGCGGCGGCGCGGCGTCTGTCACCACCTCGCCTGCGGCGCCCACCGCGCCGGCGTCGGCGGCCCCCGCCCGCACCAGCGTGCTGGGTGGCGGCGGGGCCACGAACGCTCCCGCCTCGTTCGCCCCGTCGTACCCCCCGGCGGCCCAGCCGGCGCCGACCCAGCCCGCGGGGCAGGCTCAGGCACCGGCCGCGGTCCAGACCGTGAGCACGGGCACCGCCCCGCTGCCGCAGGCGGCGGCGCCTCGCCCGGCTGCCCCCGAGCAGCCGGCCCCGGGCGGCGCCCCGGCCGCTCCCCGCACCGCTCCGACGGTCGTGAAGATCGTCGTCGCGGGTGGTTTCGCCGTCGGCAAGACGACGTTCATCGGCTCGATCTCCGACGTCGAGCCGTTGAACACCGAGGCCGCGATGACCGAGCACTCGGTGGGCGTCGATGACGCGGGTGGCGTCACGGACCGCAAGACGACGACGACGGTCGCCATGGACTTCGGCCGTGTCGCACTGCCGGGCAACCTGTGGCTCTACCTGTTCGGCACGCCCGGCCAGGACCGGTTCCTGTTCATGTGGGACGACCTGGTGCGCGGCGCGATCGGCGCCGTCGTCCTGGTGGACACGGACCGTCTCGAGCAGTGCTTCCCGGCGATCGACTACTTCGAGTCGCGCAACATCCCGTTCGTCGTCGGCGTCAACTGCTTCGACGGCGTCGCGAAGCACCGCCTGGAGGACGTGCGCGAGGCGCTGCAGATCCCGGCGCACGTGCCGATGCTCTACACGGACGCGCGTTCGCGCGCGGCGACGAAGCAGACGCTGATCTCGCTCGTCCAGCTGGCCATGCGCCAGCTCCGCTCGGGCGCCACCGCCTGAGCGCCGCCACCACCGCACGACGACGCGGGCCCGCTGCCGACTGGCTGCGGGCCCGCGCCCGTCCGGCCACTAGACTGTCCGGCGCCCCGGGCCTCTGCGGCCCGGACCAGGAGGGCTGACCGAGCGGCCGAAGGTGACGGTCTTGAAAACCGTTGTGCGGCAACCCCGCACCAAGGGTTCGAATCCCTTGCCCTCCGCAGCGGGCCGCCTGCCGGATCGACGGCGGGCGGCCCCACGCTCGCCGGACGCCTCGCGCTGCGAGGCGGTGCCGGCACGGGCGATCATGGCCCCGTGACCACCCAGAACCCCCGCCCCGGCGCCCCCGGTGATGCCGAGCTCGAGCCCGTCGAGCTGATCCGCCACTCGGGCACCGTGCAGCGGGCCGGGCGCCTCGCGCTCGCGTCGGGTCACGGCAGCTACCGCGTCAAGTCCCACATGGAGCGCGTCGGCCGCGCCCTGGGCCTCGACGACGTCAAGGCGCAGGTCGCGCTCACGGAGATCACGACGACGTCGGTGCGGGACCAGATCTTCCGCACGGAGGTCTCGGAGGTGCGCACCGTCGGCATCAACGCCGACCGCCTCGCCGAGCTGGAGAACTTCATCGGCGACCTGCCCGAGCGGGAGAACGCCGCCACGATCGAGCGCGAGCTCGACCGGATCGCCACCAAGCCGCCCCTGTATGCCCCGTGGGCCAACGCCCTGTCCGCCGGTGCGGCCTGTGGGGCGTTCGCGTTCCTGAACAACGGCGGGCCGCTGGAGTGCGCGGGCGTGCTGGTTGCCGCGACGGCCGGCCAGTACGTGCGGCGCAGTCTCATCCACCGGGGCATCAACCCGTTCGGCGTGACGATGCTGGCGGGCGCGCTCGCCTGTCTCGTCTACCTGGGCCTCATCTGGGCGATGGGCGCCGTGGTCGCCAACCCGGGCCGGCACGTCGCCGGGTACGTCTCGGCCGTGCTCTTCCTGGTCCCGGGCTTCCCGCTCGTGACGGGCGCCCTCGATCTGGCGCGGCTGGACTTCTCCGCAGGCATCTCCCGGCTCACGTATGCCCTGATGATCCTGTTCTCGGCGGCCCTGGCGCTGTGGGCGGTGTCCGCCGCCGTGGGCCTGGAACCGACGCCGCCCGTCCCCCTGGCGATCTATCCCGTGCTGCGCTGGTCGCTCCTGACCCTCGCGAGCTTCGTCGGCGTGCTGGGGTTCGCGCTGATGTTCAACAGTCCGTGGCACATGGCGCTCGGGGCCGCGCTCATCGGCATGGTGGCCAACGTCGGCCGCCTGTTCCTGGTCCAGGAGGTCGGGCTGGCCCCGCAGGCGGCCGCCGCCGCGGCAGCTCTGCTGGTGGGACTGCTCGCACGGTGGATCGCGACGCCGTTGCGCGTGCCACGGCTGACGGTCTCGGTTCCCGCCGTCGTGATCATGGTTCCCGGCGTCGCGGCCATGCGTGGGGTCTTCGAGCTCAACGGCGGCAACACGACGGCGGCGCTCGGCTTCATGGTCGACGCCGGCCTGGTGGTGTGCGCGCTGGCCATCGGACTGGCGGTGTCGCGCATGCTGACGGACCGTGAGTGGACCTTCGAGGCCCGACGAGCCCTGTGATTCCGCCGTTTCCGGGGCGGGCCGGGGGTGCGCGCTCCGGGGTGTGACGCAGGTCGCCCGGCTCCGCTTTGACGGACGGCGGGACCTGTGGCTAATGTTCTCGACGTTCGCCCGACAGGGAGGAACGGACACCGCGACAAGCGGGTGGCCGGTCCCGGGGCGAGATCCTGACTTCTTCTTCTCGGGGGCGTTCTGCGCTCTCGGTCAGGACCGGTGCGCCCGGATCGATCTTCCAGCCTCACGGCGAGGGAGTTTGACTCGGAGAAACGAACCGGGTAAGGTTGAAGGGTTGCCCCGGACGGGGTCGGAGCGAAGGTTCCGGTCTTGGATGGTGTGAGTCGGTTGTTTGAGAACTCAACAGTGCGTTTGATAGTCAATGCCAAATTTTAACCCTCGTTGGGTCGCCGTTGTGGTGGCCTGGGAGGATTCCTTTGGACAGATGAGCAGTTCAGCTCGTCTGGCCAGTTTTCAAGCACCGTATGGTTGTTACCCCTTTTGGGGGTGGCGAGATACTTTTACGGAGAGTTTGATCCTGGCTCAGGACGAACGCTGGCGGCGTGCTTAACACATGCAAGTCGAACGGTGATCATCAAGCTTGCTTGGTGTGATCAGTGGCGAACGGGTGAGTAACACGTGAGCAACCTGCCCTCCACTTCGGGATAAGCCTTGGAAACGGGGTCTAATACCGGATATGAGCTCTGCCTGCATGGGTGGGGTTGGAAAGTTTTTCGGTGGGGGATGGGCTCGCGGCCTATCAGCTTGTTGGTGGGGTAATGGCCTACCAAGGCGTCGACGGGTAGCCGGCCTGAGAGGGCGACCGGCCACACTGGGACTGAGACACGGCCCAGACTCCTACGGGAGGCAGCAGTGGGGAATATTGCACAATGGGCGAAAGCCTGATGCAGCGACGCCGCGTGGAGGATGACGGCCTTCGGGTTGTAAACTCCTTTCAGCAGGGAAGAAGCGAAAGTGACGGTACCTGCAGAAGAAGCGCCGGCTAACTACGTGCCAGCAGCCGCGGTAATACGTAGGGCGCAAGCGTTGTCCGGAATTATTGGGCGTAAAGAGCTCGTAGGCGGTCTGTCGCGTCTGGTGTGAAATCCCGAGGCTCAACCTCGGGCTTGCATCGGGTACGGGCGGACTAGAGTGCTGTAGGGGAGACTGGAATTCCTGGTGTAGCGGTGGAATGCGCAGATATCAGGAGGAACACCGATGGCGAAGGCAGGTCTCTGGGCAGTTACTGACGCTGAGGAGCGAAAGCATGGGGAGCGAACAGGATTAGATACCCTGGTAGTCCATGCCGTAAACGTTGGGCACTAGGTGTGGGGGCCATTCCACGGTCCCCGTGCCGCAGCTAACGCATTAAGTGCCCCGCCTGGGGAGTACGGCCGCAAGGCTAAAACTCAAAGGAATTGACGGGGGCCCGCACAAGCGGCGGAGCATGCGGATTAATTCGATGCAACGCGAAGAACCTTACCAAGGCTTGACATGAACCGGAAACATCTAGAGATAGGTGCCCCGCAAGGTCGGTTCACAGGTGGTGCATGGTTGTCGTCAGCTCGTGTCGTGAGATGTTGGGTTAAGTCCCGCAACGAGCGCAACCCTCGTCCCATGTTGCCAGCGGGTTATGCCGGGGACTCATGGGAGACTGCCGGGGTCAACTCGGAGGAAGGTGGGGATGACGTCAAATCATCATGCCCCTTATGTCTTGGGCTTCACGCATGCTACAATGGCCGGTACAGAGGGCTGCGATACCGTAAGGTGGAGCGAATCCCAAAAAGCCGGTCTCAGTTCGGATTGGGGTCTGCAACTCGACCCCATGAAGTCGGAGTCGCTAGTAATCGCAGATCAGCAACGCTGCGGTGAATACGTTCCCGGGCCTTGTACACACCGCCCGTCAAGTCACGAAAGTTGGTAACACCCGAAGCCCATGGCCCAACCGGTTTTCCGGGGGGAGTGGTCGAAGGTGGGACTGGCGATTGGGACTAAGTCGTAACAAGGTAGCCGTACCGGAAGGTGCGGCTGGATCACCTCCTTTCTAAGGAGCTCACCAACACCTGCCTGTGGGGTTTAGCCCTGGGGGTGGGTGTTCATGGTGGCCCACGCACCGGCCGTACGCGCTGGTGGTGGTGCTCTGGGTGGAACATTGACTGTTGATCGTCGTGCCTGGTGCCGGCTGCTAGTACGCCCCTCCTTTGGGGGGGTGGGAACGTGGTGGGTGGTGGGTGTGGGGGTCGTGAACGCACTGTTGGGTCCTGAGGCAATCGCCGTCGGCGATCCTCGTACAGGTCACCTGGGGACCTCGAACCGCTTGCTGGCACTCGTGCTGGCAGGTAGGCGGGTTCTGGATGGTGGGTCTGTCCGTTGCTTGAGAACTGCACAGTGGACGCGAGCATCCAAGATGTTCATGCACCCTCGCCTGTGGTGGGGGTGTTCCTGAATGTCTCTGTAGTGTGATCGTATGAGTAACTTAACGACTCAACGTTTTTGTTGAAGTTTTTAAGGGCACAGGGTGGATGCCTTGGCACCAGGAGCCGAAGAAGGACGTCGTAGCCTGCGATAAGCCTCGGGGAGTTGGCAAACGAGCTGTGATCCGAGGATGTCCGAATGGGGGAACCCACCTGCAGTCATGTGCAGGTACCCGCACCTGAATATATAGGGTGTGTGGGGGGAACGCCGGGAAGTGAAACATCTCAGTACCGGCAGGAAGAGATATTCCGTGAGTAGTGGCGAGCGAAAGCGGATGAGGCCAAACCGTGGGCGTGTTAAAGCTGTCAGGCGTTGCGTTCATGGGGTTGTGGGACCTTTCGGGGAGTGCTGACATGCTCCCGACCAGTCAGAAAGCCGCGTCATAGTCGAACCGCATTGAGAGGCGGACCGTAGAGGGTGCTAGTCCCGTAGACGAAATGGCGTGGCCTGGTGAAGGGGATCCCAAGTAGCACGGGGCCCGAGAAATCTCGTGTGAATCTGGCAAGACCACTTGCTAAGCCTAAATACTACCTGGTGACCGATAGCGGACTAGTACCGTGAGGGAAAGGTGAAAAGTACCCCGGGAGGGGAGTGAAATAGTACCTGAAACCGTGTGCCTACAATCCGTCGGAGCCTCCCTAGCTGGGGTGACGGCGTGCCTTTTGAAGAATGAGCCTGCGAGTTAGTGCTCGGTGGCGAGGTTAACCCGTGTGGGGAAGCCGTAGCGAAAGCGAGTCCGAATAGGGCGTCTCAGTCGCCGGGTCTAGACCCGAAGCGAAGTGATCTAGCCATGGGCAGGTTGAAGCGACGGTAAGACGTCGTGGAGGACCGAACCCACCAGGGTTGAAAACCTGGGGGATGACCTGTGGTTAGGGGTGAAAGGCCAATCAAACTTCGTGATAGCTGGTTCTCCCCGAAATGCATTTAGGTGCAGCGTCTCGTGTTTCTTGCCGGAGGTAGAGCTACTGGATGGCCGATGGGCCTCACCAGGTTACTGACGTCAGCCAAACTCCGAATGCCGGTAAGTTTAAGCGAGGCAGTGAGACTGCGGGGGATAAGCTCCGTAGTCGAGAGGGAAACAGCCCAGATCACCGGCTAAGGCCCCTAAGCGTGTGCTCAGTGGGAAAGGATGTGGAGTTGCACAGACAACCAGGAGGTTGGCTTAGAAGCAGCCACCCTTGAAAGAGTGCGTAATAGCTCACTGGTCAAGTGATTCCGCGCCGACAATGTAGCGGGGCTCAAGCACACCGCCGAAGCCGTGGCAGCGCAGCGACACCCAAGCCGCAGACTTGTTCTGTTGGTTCAGGGGCTGTGCTGGGTAGGGGAGCGTCGTGTGGGCAGTGAAGCCGCGGGGTGACCCAGCGGTGGAGACCACACGAGTGAGAATGCAGGCATGAGTAGCGAATGACGGGTGAGAAACCCGTCCGCCGAATGACCAAGGGTTCCAGGGCCAGGTTAATCCGCCCTGGGTAAGTCGGGACCTAAGGCGAGGCCGACAGGCGTAGTCGATGGACAAGGAGTTGATATTCTCCTACCGGCGAAGAACCGCCCACACCGACCGGAAGAATGCTAAACGCCCCAAAAGCACACCGTCTGGCTTCGGCCAGGCACCGTGCCGGCGGCGCGTGACCCGACTTCCTACTAGGTGAGCGTATTAACAGGGGTGACGCAGGAAGGTAGCCCGGCGTGGCGATGGTAGTCCACGTCCAAGGCCGTAGCCCGACTCCTAGGCAAATCCGGGAGTCATATAAGGGTGAGAGCTGACAGTGACCGCGTAGGCGGGAAACGGGTGATCCTCAGCTGCCAAGAAAAGCCTCGACGCGAGGTTCTAGCCGCCCGTACCCCAAACCGACTCAGGTGGTCAGGTAGAGAATACCAAGGCGATCGAGCGAATCGTGGTTAAGGAACTCGGCAAAATGCCCCCGTAACTTCGGGAGAAGGGGGGCCTGAACCGTCAACACCCTAGCGGTGGGACGCGGGGAGGGCCGCAGAGACCAGGGAGAAGCGACTGTTTACTAAAAACACAGGTCCGTGCGAAGTCGCAAGACGATGTATACGGACTGACGCCTGCCCGGTGCTGGAAGGTTAAGAGGACGGGTCAACCTTTGGTGAAGCCCAGAATTTAAGCCCCAGTAAACGGCGGTGGTAACTATAACCATCCTAAGGTAGCGAAATTCCTTGTCGGGTAAGTTCCGACCTGCACGAATGGCGTAACGACTTCTCCGCTGTCTCAACCGCGAGCTCGGCGAAATTGCACTACGAGTAAAGATGCTCGTTACGCGCAGCAGGACGGAAAGACCCCGGGACCTTTACTATAGCTTGGTATTGGTGTTCGGTGCAGTTTGTGTAGGATAGGTGGGAGACTATGAACCCCGGGCGCCAGCTCGGCGGGGAGTCAACGTTGAAATACCACTCTGACTGCAACGGATATCTAACCTCGGTCCGTGATCCGGATCAGGGACAGTGCCTGGTGGGTAGTTTAACTGGGGCGGTTGCCTCCCAAAATGTAACGGAGGCGCCCAAAGGTTCCCTCAGCCTGGTTGGCAATCAGGTGTCGAGTGCAAGTGCACAAGGGAGCTTGACTGTGAGACCGACAGGTCGAGCAGGGACGAAAGTCGGGACTAGTGATCCGGCGGTGGCTTGTGGAAGCGCCGTCGCTCAACGGATAAAAGGTACCCCGGGGATAACAGGCTGATCTTGCCCAAGAGTCCATATCGACGGCATGGTTTGGCACCTCGATGTCGGCTCGTCGCATCCTGGGGCTGGAGTAGGTCCCAAGGGTTGGGCTGTTCGCCCATTAAAGCGGTACGCGAGCTGGGTTTAGAACGTCGTGAGACAGTTCGGTCCCTATCCGCTGCGCGCGCAGGAAACTTGAGAAGGGCTGTCCCTAGTACGAGAGGACCGGGACGGACGAACCTCTGGTGTGCCAGTTGTACTGCCAAGTGCACCGCTGGTTAGCTACGTTCGGGAAGGATAACCGCTGAAAGCATCTAAGCGGGAAGCCTGCTTCAAGATGAGGTTTCCATACACCTTTGAGTGTGAGAGGCACCCAGCGAGACCACTGGGTAGATAGGCCGGATGTGGAAGGCAGGACCAACGACTGCCGCAGCTGACCGGTACTAATCAGCCGACAACTTCAACACCACACACTACTAATGCTACGCGTCCACTGTGCGGTTCCCGAGAAACGGGCAACCACCCCCACCCCACACCACCCCCCACACAGGAGGGTTGGTGCCGGGGATACACGGGGGTACCCGAACAACTCGATACTGTTACGGCGGTCACAGCGTAGGGGAAACGCCCGGTCCCATTCCGAACCCGGAAGCTCAGCCCTACAGCGCCGATGGTACTGCCCTGGAGACGGGGTGGGAGAGTAGGACGCCGCCGGACACCCTTCACGAAAGACCCCGCACCGTATGGTGCGGGGTCTTTCGCATACCCAGATGAGCTTGTCTGCGAGCGTCGCGTCCAGCTGCGATCCCCGCAGTCACCGCGAGCCGGCCAGCAGGTGACTGCCTACGCTGGGTCCAACGGCGACGACGTTCGGCACGCGTCGGGTGACGCGCCCGAAGGAGGACGCGATGGGCACGACCACGGCGAAGAGACCCTGGGTACCGCCGCGCTGGTTCAAGCGAGCGGCGTGGCGGATCCATCGCTGGATCTACCGCGTCAGTGACGGCAGACGTGGACTGAAGCGGCCCAGTGCGGGGAAGTCGGGGCTGCTGCGGCTGCGCGCCATCGGCCGGCGGTCGGGTGAGGAGCGCGCCGTCATCCTGGCCTACTTCGAGGACGGGGATCGGTACGTGACCCTCGCGATGAACGGGTGGGACGATCCGGCACCCCAATGGTGGCTGAACCTGTGCGCGCAGCCCGACGTCGTCGTCGACACCGTGGACGGGCCGCGGCTCGTCCACGGGCGTGCCGCCGAAGGAGACGAGCGGCAACGCTTGTGGGCGGCGCTCGGTGCCCACGAGGGCTGGGGGGCGGGGATCGACCGTTTCGCCGCCCTCCGGTCGCGCGAGACGCCCGTCGTGGTGCTCGAGCCACGCGCGGAGTAGGGCGCGATCGAGCACGGCGCGACGGTGCGGGGCCGTGGTCGCGGGCGCCGTCGGCTCGCAGGCGTCAGGCCGGCGGCGGCTTCGGCGTGATCCGGGCCGCAGCGCGCACGACGCCCCGGCGGGTGAGCCGGCGGGCCAGGACGGCCACGCCGCCCGAGACCGCGGCAAAGGTCACGGCCTGGACGACCGTGATCTCGTCGTCATCAAGGTCCGTGGGTGCGTGGTGACCGGTGCTCTTCTCCCAGATCATCCCGACGGCCTTCTGCGCCAGCCATCCCGCGGCGAGTGTCAGCACCATGGCGGCGATCTTCACGGCAAGGGATTCGTCCCGTTGGGCCACCTGAGTCCTCCAGCTCCATGTCGATGCTGGTCCACGCTATCCCGCGGGCGGGCACACGCCACCGCAGCACGCCTGCAGCACGCCCGCAGCGTGTCCGCTCCCGGTCCTCGTCGCGGCCTCGTTGCGGATCGGCGTGCCCGCGGCGTGCCGCTCGCCGGGCACGGTTCCGCGGCGCCCACGCAGCCCGCTAGGCTGGTGGGGAAACGACAGGGGAGCGCCACCGGGCGCTGAGAGTGCGGACCACCGCAGACCCTCGAACCTGATCCGGTTAGCACCGGTGGAGGAAGTCGGGCATCTCGATCCCTGTGCGTCCGTCGCTGCCGAGGCGTCGACGAGCGTACGGGCCCCCTTCTCGACCTGAGGAGGAACACCTTGACCCACGAGACACCGCGCACCCGTCAGACCCCGCGCACCCGTCAGACACCGCGCACCCGTCAGACCCCGCGTGCCGGTCACACGCTGCGCACGCGCGCCGCGGCCGTCGTCGTCGTCGGGCTGCTGCCTGCGCTGGCGGCCTGCGGATCGGGGGAGACGCCGGGTGCCGACGCGAGCGAGCCGGCGCCGTCGAGCACGGTCACCCTGGTGACGCACGATTCCTGGGCCGTGTCGGAGGAGGTCGTCGCGCAGTTCGAGGCGGAGAGCGGCTTCACGGTGAAGCAGGTGCCGATGGGTGACGCGGGCACGCTCGCCAACCAGGTGGTGCTGACGAAGGACTCGCCGCTGGGCGACGTCGTCTTCGGCATCGACAACACGTTCGCGTCCCGGGTCGTCGACGCCGGGGCGCTCGAGCCCCACACCCCGGCCGGGCTGCCGGCGTCCGCGGTTCCGCTCGTGCTCGGCGACGGGGCGCTGACCCCGGTGACCGTCGGCGACGTGTGCGTCAACACGGACGCGGCATGGTTCGAGGCGGAGGGCATCGCCGAGCCGGAGACGCTCGAGGACCTGACCGAGCCGGAGTTCCAGGACCTCATGGTGGCGCTGAACCCGGCGTCGTCGTCGCCGGGCATGGCGTTCCTGCTGGCCACGATCGGGGCGTTCGGGGACGACGGCTTCGGTGGCGAGGGCTGGACGGGGTACTGGGCCGCGCTGCGCGCCAACGGGCTGCGGATCACCGACTCGTGGTCGGACGCCTACTACGCGGAGTTCTCGGGCGGCGGTGAGGGCGGCACCCGCCCGATCGTCGTGAGCTACTCGACGTCCCCGGCGTTCACGACGACGGAGGACGGCTCGGCGTCCACCACCCGCGCCCTGCTGGGCACCTGCTTCCGTCAGGTCGAGTACGCGGGCATCCTGGCCGGTGCCGCGAACCCGGAGGGTGCCCGCGCGCTGGTCGACTTCCTCGTCTCGGAGCCGTTCCAGGCCGACGTGCCGGGTCAGATGTACATGTACCCGGCGGACTCGTCCATCGAGCTGCCCGAGGAGTGGCTGCGCTTCGCCCCGCTGTCGGACTCGCCGTTCGACGTTCCCCCGGCCGACATCGCCGCCCACCGTGAGGCCTGGCTCGACGCCTGGACCGCTGCGGTCGGCGCCTGACCGCCCCTGATCCGCTGTGGGTGCTGAGAATGGGGGGATGACCCGCGCCAGAGCCGCCGTCTCTGCACCCACGGCGTGGGGGTGGGGCGTGGCCGTCGCGGTTCCCCTGCTCTTCCTCGG
The Xylanimonas cellulosilytica DSM 15894 DNA segment above includes these coding regions:
- a CDS encoding DUF4235 domain-containing protein; the encoded protein is MVLTLAAGWLAQKAVGMIWEKSTGHHAPTDLDDDEITVVQAVTFAAVSGGVAVLARRLTRRGVVRAAARITPKPPPA
- a CDS encoding nitroreductase/quinone reductase family protein, whose protein sequence is MGTTTAKRPWVPPRWFKRAAWRIHRWIYRVSDGRRGLKRPSAGKSGLLRLRAIGRRSGEERAVILAYFEDGDRYVTLAMNGWDDPAPQWWLNLCAQPDVVVDTVDGPRLVHGRAAEGDERQRLWAALGAHEGWGAGIDRFAALRSRETPVVVLEPRAE
- a CDS encoding thiamine ABC transporter substrate-binding protein; amino-acid sequence: MTHETPRTRQTPRTRQTPRTRQTPRAGHTLRTRAAAVVVVGLLPALAACGSGETPGADASEPAPSSTVTLVTHDSWAVSEEVVAQFEAESGFTVKQVPMGDAGTLANQVVLTKDSPLGDVVFGIDNTFASRVVDAGALEPHTPAGLPASAVPLVLGDGALTPVTVGDVCVNTDAAWFEAEGIAEPETLEDLTEPEFQDLMVALNPASSSPGMAFLLATIGAFGDDGFGGEGWTGYWAALRANGLRITDSWSDAYYAEFSGGGEGGTRPIVVSYSTSPAFTTTEDGSASTTRALLGTCFRQVEYAGILAGAANPEGARALVDFLVSEPFQADVPGQMYMYPADSSIELPEEWLRFAPLSDSPFDVPPADIAAHREAWLDAWTAAVGA
- a CDS encoding threonine/serine ThrE exporter family protein; this encodes MTTQNPRPGAPGDAELEPVELIRHSGTVQRAGRLALASGHGSYRVKSHMERVGRALGLDDVKAQVALTEITTTSVRDQIFRTEVSEVRTVGINADRLAELENFIGDLPERENAATIERELDRIATKPPLYAPWANALSAGAACGAFAFLNNGGPLECAGVLVAATAGQYVRRSLIHRGINPFGVTMLAGALACLVYLGLIWAMGAVVANPGRHVAGYVSAVLFLVPGFPLVTGALDLARLDFSAGISRLTYALMILFSAALALWAVSAAVGLEPTPPVPLAIYPVLRWSLLTLASFVGVLGFALMFNSPWHMALGAALIGMVANVGRLFLVQEVGLAPQAAAAAAALLVGLLARWIATPLRVPRLTVSVPAVVIMVPGVAAMRGVFELNGGNTTAALGFMVDAGLVVCALAIGLAVSRMLTDREWTFEARRAL